The following are from one region of the Heterodontus francisci isolate sHetFra1 chromosome 34, sHetFra1.hap1, whole genome shotgun sequence genome:
- the LOC137348870 gene encoding probable G-protein coupled receptor 139, which translates to MHVSPTGPVFAIYYPALAAVGIPANLAVTVILPRGRCGLSTCITYYLISMAVTDLLVIITVVILNRIAGIYFPLTFLSITPICRLRIALNLAIIDCSVWLTVAFTFDRFMAICCQKLNIKYCTEKTAARVIAMVCTLNCLKNVFMYFVYEPLYIISNVPWFCSIKLIFYTSPAWAAYDWIHRILTPCLPFILILLLNALTVRHILAASRVRRRLRAHNNGDSQSDPEMESRRKSIVLLFTISGSFILLYLLIVINFLHVRIAKSSYFSGSNFTEANFILDQSGYMLQLLSSCVNPFIYAGTQRKFREELKNGVKYPLSLIVKLFK; encoded by the exons ATGCACGTATCACCAACAGGTCCGGTATTTGCCATTTACTATCCTGCCCTTGCAGCTGTCGGGATTCCAG ctAACCTGGCAGTGACTGTGATCCTGCCCCGaggaagatgtggtctctccacatgtatcacttactacctgatatccatggcagtgacggatctctTGGTCATTATCACCgttgtgatattaaaccggattgctggtatttatttcccaCTCACTTTCCTGTCCATCACACCCATATGCCGCCTCCGTATTGCCCTAAACCTTGCGAtaatagactgttctgtctggttaacggtcgctttcacctttgatcgatttatggccatttgttgtcagaagctgaataTTAAAtactgcaccgagaaaacggcggctcGAGTTATCGCAATGGTCTGCACACTGAACTGTTTGAAAAATGTCTTCATGTATTTTGTATATGAACCTTTGTACATAATTAGCAATGTACCCTGGTTCTGCAGCATAAAATTAATATTTTACACGTCACCTGCATGGGCTGCATATGACTGGATTcatcgcattttaaccccttgcctcccattcattctgattttactgctcaatgctctgactgtcagacacattctagcagCCAGTAGAgttcgcaggagactccgggcccacAACAATGGAGACAGtcagagtgatccagagatggagagccggaggaagtccatcgttttactcttcacaatctcgggcagtttcatcctgttatatttgcTAATTGTTATAAATTTCCTTCATGTCCGAATCGCAAAATCTAGTTATTTTTCCGGTTCCAATTTCACTGAAGCAAATTTTATTCTGGATCAAAGCGGAtatatgcttcagcttttgagttcctgtgtcaatccgtttatttatgcagggacccagagaaaattcagagaggagttaaagaatggagtgaaatatccattgagtctaattgttaaattgtttaaatga